A genomic stretch from Terriglobus sp. RCC_193 includes:
- a CDS encoding CsbD family protein, producing MNSDQIKGKMQNAFGKTEEAVGEAVGSRNLSNAGAEDRVKGAAKETWGNAKEAVHEMNETARTRADVTTGQPITARDKFAAGAEHIKDSSNTRMEEIKTYEQGKREQLRRTA from the coding sequence ATGAACAGCGATCAGATCAAAGGCAAGATGCAGAATGCATTCGGCAAGACGGAAGAAGCCGTGGGCGAAGCTGTGGGCAGCAGGAACCTGTCCAACGCAGGCGCGGAAGACCGCGTGAAGGGAGCCGCAAAGGAAACATGGGGCAATGCCAAGGAAGCGGTGCATGAAATGAACGAAACGGCACGCACCCGCGCAGACGTAACCACTGGCCAACCCATCACAGCACGCGACAAGTTTGCCGCTGGTGCCGAGCACATCAAGGACTCATCCAATACCAGGATGGAAGAGATTAAGACCTACGAACAGGGCAAGCGTGAACAGCTTCGCCGCACGGCATAA
- a CDS encoding GDSL-type esterase/lipase family protein, with protein MRAAVWVMMFLLSASGFAQTALPANSAEADFSQSRRYHDANASVKARVVFLGDSITDYWGSHNGKWFAYAGWINRGIGGQTTQQLLLRERQDVLNLHPEAVVLEGGSNDMRLGFSPEEIRDNILSMGELAQANGLKVYVAEMTPVCDCVRPLTGLRTVEHIHHLNELLLAMAQRKHWQILDFYSPLADAEGKMRAELTVDGVHPNDHGYELLAPVVEHALSRYTK; from the coding sequence ATGCGTGCAGCCGTGTGGGTGATGATGTTTCTGCTGTCTGCCAGTGGATTCGCGCAGACGGCGCTTCCTGCCAACTCTGCTGAAGCGGACTTCTCTCAAAGCCGCCGCTATCACGATGCCAATGCAAGCGTGAAGGCACGCGTGGTCTTTCTGGGTGATTCAATCACCGACTACTGGGGCAGCCATAATGGCAAGTGGTTCGCTTATGCAGGTTGGATCAACCGCGGTATTGGCGGACAGACTACGCAGCAGCTTCTACTGCGTGAACGACAGGATGTGTTGAATCTGCATCCGGAGGCCGTGGTGCTGGAAGGTGGCAGCAACGATATGCGGCTGGGATTTTCGCCAGAAGAGATCCGCGACAACATCCTCTCCATGGGCGAGCTTGCGCAGGCGAATGGATTGAAGGTGTATGTGGCTGAGATGACGCCTGTGTGCGATTGTGTGCGTCCGTTGACGGGGCTGCGCACGGTGGAACACATCCATCATCTGAATGAACTCCTGTTGGCAATGGCGCAGAGGAAACACTGGCAGATTCTGGATTTCTACTCGCCGCTGGCCGATGCGGAAGGGAAGATGCGTGCAGAACTGACCGTGGATGGCGTGCATCCGAACGATCATGGGTATGAGTTGCTTGCTCCTGTTGTGGAGCATGCGCTAAGTCGTTACACGAAATAA
- a CDS encoding UbiA-like polyprenyltransferase produces the protein MAVSLAHTWRSTRITLEMIKWEHSIFALPFALTGAVLAAGGWPHAVTLLWIVVCMVSLRTAAMAFNRWADAEIDSLNPRTKMRAIPAGLLSRGFVAMFTLVSLAIFLFAAAMLNHLTLLLSPIAIVVVLSYSYMKRLTRWSHLVLGLALGIAPSAAWIAVRGTLDPRIIVLTAAVLLWVAGFDVLYACQDFEHDRAHGLNSVPQAFGMQGAFLLARVMHILMLGLLAWLVVLFHLGAIAIVGVVLVAGLLLYEHSLVSPRDISRMNAAFFTLNGIISVVFFLSVAADIAVRNLKGR, from the coding sequence ATGGCCGTTTCGCTTGCACACACATGGCGCAGTACGCGCATTACGCTGGAGATGATCAAGTGGGAACACTCGATCTTCGCGCTTCCTTTTGCCCTGACCGGCGCGGTGCTTGCCGCAGGCGGATGGCCACATGCGGTGACACTGCTTTGGATTGTGGTGTGCATGGTGTCGCTGCGTACTGCGGCGATGGCGTTCAATCGCTGGGCCGATGCAGAGATTGACAGTCTGAATCCACGCACCAAGATGCGCGCTATCCCGGCAGGCCTGTTATCCAGGGGATTCGTGGCGATGTTCACCCTCGTTTCGCTGGCAATCTTTTTGTTTGCCGCGGCGATGTTGAACCACCTGACGCTGCTGCTAAGCCCCATTGCGATTGTGGTGGTGCTTTCGTACAGCTACATGAAACGGCTCACGCGCTGGTCGCATCTGGTGCTGGGGCTGGCGCTGGGTATCGCGCCTTCGGCTGCATGGATTGCGGTGCGTGGCACGCTTGATCCCCGCATCATTGTGCTTACGGCGGCGGTGCTGCTGTGGGTTGCCGGTTTTGATGTGCTGTATGCGTGCCAGGACTTTGAGCATGATCGTGCGCATGGGTTGAACAGCGTGCCGCAGGCGTTTGGCATGCAGGGCGCATTCCTGCTGGCTCGGGTGATGCACATTCTCATGTTGGGATTACTGGCGTGGCTGGTGGTGCTGTTTCACCTGGGGGCGATTGCAATTGTTGGCGTCGTCCTGGTGGCGGGATTGCTGCTGTATGAGCACAGCCTGGTTTCACCCAGGGACATCAGCCGCATGAATGCCGCGTTTTTCACGCTGAACGGGATTATCTCCGTGGTGTTCTTCCTCTCTGTGGCTGCGGATATCGCCGTGCGGAATCTAAAGGGTCGATAA
- a CDS encoding BON domain-containing protein gives MKIRTNAGMILALAVMMTPTLSLRAQAKVPDAQIQTDVQKSLDNKRFSDVHSSVKNGMVTLTGHVDLYATKEDAEHKIHHKKGVVAVQNLIQVQGDSELSDVQLRDKLAEKLAYDRVGYGTTAFNSFTIGVQGGVVTLGGVAYGPSDKDSAISLVSHYPGVKDVVDDIEVAPLSPNDDRIRLAAARAIYGFPSLQRYAMDPAKPIRITVVNGDITLTGVVDRQSDKDAAGIRANGVPGAFKVTNNLQVAGEPIGEK, from the coding sequence ATGAAGATCAGAACGAATGCAGGAATGATATTGGCGTTGGCGGTGATGATGACGCCGACGCTGTCGCTGCGTGCCCAGGCGAAGGTGCCGGATGCGCAGATTCAGACTGATGTGCAGAAGTCCCTGGATAACAAGCGTTTCAGCGATGTGCATAGCAGCGTAAAGAATGGCATGGTGACGTTGACCGGCCATGTGGACTTGTACGCCACCAAAGAAGATGCGGAACACAAGATCCATCACAAGAAGGGTGTGGTTGCTGTACAGAACCTGATCCAGGTGCAGGGCGACAGCGAATTGTCTGATGTGCAATTGCGAGACAAGCTGGCAGAAAAGCTGGCATATGACCGTGTAGGGTATGGCACGACAGCGTTCAATAGCTTCACCATTGGTGTGCAGGGTGGCGTGGTGACACTGGGCGGAGTTGCGTATGGTCCTTCGGATAAGGATTCGGCGATTTCGCTGGTGTCGCACTATCCCGGTGTGAAGGATGTGGTGGACGACATTGAGGTGGCGCCGCTTTCGCCGAACGACGATCGTATCCGACTGGCTGCGGCCAGGGCGATCTACGGATTTCCGTCGTTGCAGCGCTATGCCATGGACCCGGCCAAGCCGATCCGCATTACGGTGGTGAATGGTGATATCACGCTGACGGGCGTGGTGGATCGGCAGTCGGATAAGGACGCCGCGGGCATTCGTGCCAACGGTGTGCCGGGAGCCTTCAAGGTGACGAATAACCTGCAGGTGGCGGGTGAACCCATCGGCGAAAAGTAA
- a CDS encoding translocation/assembly module TamB domain-containing protein: protein MTLLDANTPPPDENAATPKKSRGWRITAWIVGSLMLFLILLVAGLSIYTTTDDFQNRVRAQLIATLEDATGGKVDLAKVQFSLMHLAVEADGLVIHGLEGPGEAPYLSADRILVRITLKSLFSHATDSKGAMKYITLSLLHVDKPQIHLIVNKDGTTNQPVPKTKSTSNEPVMDTLLDLQASKVELANGVALLNDRAIPFDLAARDLGVNVRYIRRTDRYGIDINVSDIRTRMDQMPEAQSRLKVKAEIGRKLISIQQLSFDTGKTSHLDATARVENFDNPVWNVTVKGNVEVSQVSVLSGFPGLVAGTVDLNLAGHSCAVAPQEAQKRARFWQRRNPNTNPSNTKTLPPAPECEKGYLLVGDAKLHSVGYRDEHVIVTGVNGSASLKVTPAELLFNAIVLNLPGGGTIAGDMRIHNWLGEVPPETPAQSPTVVAGQKTANATAKVANAKPPATGPLAITPVEHAHAYIDVKLAGISLRTINEITEPRHYSDLGIDTAVNGPVHVEWGGTTKDLPSSVIVSADLKLAPQNLHRRGATQNIPLSGIVKATYRGSNETVAIQQVDAHTPASTIQATGTLGVANGDPLTSLNLIADFRDLSEFDSVLNTVGFESNGKKGSAALPVALHGDAHFQGVASGPITGLDIKGHLQANELTAHLGSAGDVAIDSLIADAEYAPSGLTVVSSTIHRGTAVLNASGVVKPHRVVKRRVVSYEFDDDTQVQAKVQLADAQIHDVLEIAGQGALPITGVVAVNANVDGTFGNLVGDGTLSLRNGVAYDQPYDSVTTKVAVRGQEISASTLDVKAQGAEATGNGSYNLTSKHVRAHLQANDVRLSNLLGVRKAGTPVDGVLTFRADADGTLEAPGLNAHLQLANATYQKQALGQLTADVNSSGNMIYLKAHSDVLTAKLDANGQLQLVGDYPMQAHATFSNLDVAPVLKLTGTSFEASSLINGELNVSGPAKKPELLSGTLTVNPLQVTTQGLTFASAAPMHASLTNGTVRLDELHVTGPETDVHASGSVQLFSADGKPLPAQGGAINAQANGSLNVALAHRLKPQVIASGMISFNVTASGTTSKPNLGGKMTFSNTNIAYDTIPNGLSNITGTATFTDDRLVMDNVTATSGGGRIKLTGFLQFRGGLFADMTATATAVRVRYYGVSATMNASLRLQGSGDGASLSGNILITRFGLAETFDFASVAGGTGDVSAPPDPDSLLNKIVLNVHVQSSPALDFQNSYARIAGTVDLSLRGTAAVPAVLGKVIINDGSATFSGTKYQLQRGQIYFNNPIRIDPLIDLDATARVENYDVTIGVHGTSKNFKLTYRSEPPLSQADIFNLLALGRTQEEAAINTQQLQQQGQDPTTNALLGGALNATVSNRVNKLFGGSGKVKIDPAYVGTIGASSARITVEQQVTRQITVTFATSINTSAQQLIQLQYQLSDNKAIVVTRDENGVFSMVYKIRKRYR from the coding sequence ATGACATTGCTGGACGCAAACACTCCTCCGCCCGACGAGAACGCAGCCACGCCGAAGAAATCGCGCGGCTGGCGTATCACCGCATGGATTGTGGGTTCGTTGATGCTGTTCCTGATCCTGCTGGTTGCAGGACTCAGTATCTACACTACGACGGATGACTTTCAGAATCGTGTTCGCGCGCAACTGATCGCCACACTGGAAGATGCCACGGGCGGCAAGGTGGACCTGGCAAAGGTGCAGTTCAGCCTGATGCATCTGGCGGTGGAAGCCGATGGGCTGGTGATTCATGGGCTTGAGGGGCCGGGTGAGGCTCCGTATCTTTCTGCAGATCGCATCCTTGTTCGCATTACATTGAAGAGTCTGTTTTCCCATGCGACGGACTCCAAGGGCGCGATGAAATACATCACGCTTTCACTGTTGCATGTGGATAAGCCGCAGATTCACCTGATCGTGAATAAGGACGGCACCACAAACCAGCCCGTTCCCAAGACGAAGAGCACCAGCAATGAGCCGGTGATGGATACGCTGCTGGACCTGCAGGCCTCGAAGGTGGAACTGGCGAACGGTGTTGCGTTGCTGAATGATCGTGCGATTCCGTTTGATCTGGCAGCGCGCGATCTTGGTGTGAACGTGCGTTACATCAGGCGCACCGATCGCTATGGCATTGATATCAATGTGAGCGACATTCGCACGCGGATGGATCAGATGCCGGAGGCGCAATCACGGCTGAAAGTAAAGGCGGAGATCGGGCGCAAGCTCATCAGCATTCAGCAGCTGAGTTTTGACACGGGTAAAACATCGCATCTGGATGCGACGGCGCGCGTCGAGAACTTTGACAATCCTGTGTGGAATGTCACGGTGAAGGGCAATGTGGAGGTTTCGCAGGTCTCCGTGTTGAGCGGTTTCCCGGGACTTGTGGCGGGTACGGTTGACCTGAATCTCGCGGGACATTCCTGCGCTGTTGCACCGCAGGAGGCGCAGAAGAGGGCACGCTTCTGGCAGCGTCGCAACCCGAATACGAACCCCTCGAATACAAAAACATTGCCACCCGCACCCGAATGCGAAAAGGGATACCTGCTGGTGGGTGATGCGAAGCTGCACTCTGTTGGGTATCGCGATGAGCATGTGATTGTGACCGGCGTGAATGGCAGCGCGTCGCTGAAGGTAACGCCTGCGGAGCTTTTGTTTAACGCAATTGTGCTGAATCTTCCCGGCGGCGGAACGATTGCTGGTGATATGCGCATTCATAACTGGCTGGGAGAGGTGCCGCCGGAGACGCCGGCGCAATCCCCTACGGTTGTGGCAGGGCAGAAGACGGCGAATGCAACCGCGAAGGTAGCGAACGCCAAACCACCTGCGACTGGTCCCCTTGCGATTACGCCGGTGGAACATGCACATGCTTACATTGATGTGAAGCTGGCGGGAATTTCTCTGCGAACGATCAATGAAATTACCGAACCCCGTCACTATTCCGACCTGGGCATTGATACTGCGGTGAATGGTCCTGTGCATGTGGAATGGGGAGGCACGACGAAGGATCTGCCGAGCTCTGTGATTGTGAGCGCTGATTTGAAACTGGCGCCGCAGAATCTTCACCGTCGCGGTGCAACGCAGAACATTCCCTTGAGTGGCATTGTGAAGGCCACCTACCGTGGTTCCAATGAAACCGTTGCGATTCAGCAAGTGGATGCGCACACCCCCGCATCTACCATCCAGGCGACGGGAACGCTGGGTGTGGCGAACGGCGATCCACTCACGAGCCTGAATCTCATCGCCGATTTCCGCGATCTTTCCGAGTTTGATTCTGTGCTGAACACCGTTGGCTTTGAGAGCAATGGCAAGAAGGGAAGCGCTGCGCTCCCTGTGGCATTGCATGGTGACGCGCATTTCCAGGGTGTCGCGTCCGGTCCCATTACCGGATTGGATATCAAGGGACACCTGCAGGCCAATGAACTCACGGCACATCTGGGCAGTGCGGGTGATGTTGCGATTGATTCGCTGATTGCGGACGCGGAATATGCGCCGTCTGGTCTGACCGTAGTGAGTTCGACGATTCATCGCGGCACGGCGGTATTGAATGCTTCGGGAGTGGTGAAGCCGCATCGTGTGGTGAAGCGTCGCGTGGTGTCGTATGAGTTTGACGATGATACGCAGGTGCAGGCGAAGGTGCAGCTTGCTGATGCTCAGATTCATGACGTGCTGGAGATTGCAGGGCAGGGCGCGCTTCCGATTACTGGTGTTGTTGCTGTGAATGCCAATGTGGACGGTACGTTTGGCAATCTCGTAGGCGATGGAACGTTGTCGCTGCGCAATGGCGTGGCGTATGACCAGCCTTACGATTCGGTGACTACAAAGGTTGCGGTGCGTGGGCAGGAGATATCCGCTTCGACGCTGGATGTGAAGGCGCAGGGAGCTGAGGCGACCGGCAACGGCAGCTATAACCTGACGTCGAAGCATGTTCGTGCGCATCTGCAGGCGAACGATGTCCGGTTGTCGAATCTGCTGGGTGTACGCAAAGCGGGAACGCCGGTGGATGGTGTGTTGACCTTTCGCGCTGATGCGGATGGGACGCTGGAAGCGCCTGGATTAAACGCGCATCTGCAACTGGCAAATGCGACGTATCAGAAACAGGCGCTGGGGCAGTTGACCGCGGATGTCAACAGCAGCGGCAACATGATCTATCTGAAGGCACACAGCGATGTGTTGACCGCGAAGCTGGATGCGAATGGTCAGTTGCAGTTGGTGGGTGACTATCCCATGCAGGCACATGCCACCTTCAGCAACCTGGATGTGGCGCCGGTGCTGAAGCTGACAGGGACGTCGTTTGAAGCGAGTTCTTTGATTAACGGCGAGCTGAATGTGAGTGGTCCGGCAAAGAAGCCAGAGTTGTTGAGCGGAACGCTGACCGTGAATCCACTGCAGGTCACTACGCAGGGACTTACGTTTGCTTCAGCGGCTCCGATGCACGCTTCGTTGACGAATGGAACTGTGCGGCTCGACGAGCTTCACGTCACCGGTCCTGAGACGGATGTGCATGCTTCCGGCAGTGTGCAGCTGTTTTCTGCGGATGGTAAGCCGTTGCCTGCTCAGGGAGGTGCGATCAATGCGCAGGCGAATGGCAGCCTGAATGTTGCACTGGCGCATCGTTTGAAGCCGCAGGTGATTGCCTCTGGCATGATCAGCTTTAATGTGACGGCCAGCGGAACCACATCGAAACCGAATCTTGGCGGCAAGATGACGTTCAGCAATACGAACATTGCGTACGACACGATTCCGAATGGGTTGTCGAACATCACTGGAACCGCGACGTTTACGGATGATCGGCTGGTGATGGACAACGTGACTGCGACGAGCGGTGGCGGTCGTATCAAGCTGACAGGCTTCCTGCAATTCCGTGGTGGTTTGTTCGCAGACATGACCGCCACGGCAACGGCTGTCCGTGTGCGTTACTACGGCGTGTCTGCAACGATGAATGCGTCGTTGCGGTTGCAGGGATCGGGCGATGGGGCTTCGCTTTCGGGCAACATTCTCATCACGCGCTTCGGACTTGCGGAGACATTTGACTTTGCTTCTGTCGCAGGTGGCACGGGCGATGTGTCCGCGCCTCCTGATCCGGATTCGCTGCTAAACAAGATCGTTCTGAATGTTCATGTGCAGTCGTCACCGGCGCTGGATTTCCAGAACAGCTATGCGCGTATTGCCGGTACGGTGGACCTGTCGCTGCGCGGTACGGCGGCGGTTCCTGCCGTGCTGGGTAAGGTGATCATCAACGACGGTTCGGCGACATTCTCAGGAACGAAGTATCAGTTGCAGCGTGGTCAGATCTACTTCAATAATCCGATCCGTATCGATCCTTTGATTGACCTGGATGCGACGGCACGCGTGGAGAACTATGACGTAACCATTGGCGTACATGGCACGTCAAAGAACTTCAAGCTGACGTACCGGTCGGAACCACCGTTGTCGCAGGCGGATATCTTCAACCTGCTGGCGCTGGGACGCACGCAGGAAGAAGCGGCCATCAATACACAGCAACTGCAGCAGCAGGGCCAGGACCCGACGACGAATGCGCTGCTGGGCGGTGCATTGAATGCGACGGTTTCCAATCGCGTGAACAAGCTTTTCGGCGGCAGCGGCAAGGTGAAGATTGATCCGGCGTATGTGGGAACGATTGGTGCATCTTCCGCGCGCATTACGGTGGAGCAGCAGGTAACGCGGCAGATCACGGTGACCTTTGCGACCAGCATCAACACGTCCGCACAGCAGTTGATTCAGTTGCAGTACCAACTGAGCGATAACAAAGCCATCGTGGTCACACGTGACGAAAACGGCGTATTCTCCATGGTCTACAAGATTCGCAAGCGGTATCGTTAG
- a CDS encoding peptidylprolyl isomerase has protein sequence MMRVSPFRFEIATCLLAVGIASSSALLTAQKPAPKSVEEGKPQTKEQARADEHKLPAERGNVIDRIVAIVNGDLVLESDVEEEERFSKLYPYEEDETKPAREQAITRLIDRTLVLQQLGGFPPVAISDDEVDKEEADLRKDLPACAHADCTSDAGWKKFLEKSGFTEEELHDRLKLRAQVVHFIEQRFRSGIRIGDQQIEDYYNNTLLPQYAKQKATAPPLDSIRDRIKEILLQEQVSALLDAWLKTLRDSGHVRMMQPNEEAP, from the coding sequence ATGATGCGCGTTTCTCCATTCCGTTTCGAAATCGCGACCTGCCTGCTGGCCGTCGGAATCGCGTCTTCTTCTGCTTTGCTGACAGCTCAAAAGCCTGCGCCGAAATCAGTGGAGGAAGGCAAGCCGCAGACAAAAGAACAGGCACGCGCGGATGAGCATAAGCTGCCAGCTGAACGTGGCAATGTGATTGACCGCATTGTTGCCATCGTGAATGGCGATCTTGTGCTGGAAAGCGATGTAGAGGAAGAAGAGCGCTTTTCGAAACTGTATCCGTACGAGGAAGATGAAACGAAGCCGGCGCGTGAGCAAGCCATTACACGTTTGATTGATCGCACACTTGTCCTGCAGCAGTTGGGAGGGTTTCCTCCGGTTGCCATTTCCGATGACGAAGTGGACAAGGAAGAGGCGGATCTGCGTAAGGATCTTCCCGCATGTGCTCATGCGGATTGCACGAGCGATGCGGGATGGAAGAAGTTTCTGGAGAAGTCCGGATTCACGGAAGAGGAGCTGCATGATCGCCTGAAACTGCGGGCGCAGGTGGTGCACTTTATTGAACAACGCTTCCGTAGCGGTATCCGCATTGGAGATCAGCAGATTGAGGACTACTACAACAACACACTGTTGCCACAGTATGCGAAGCAGAAGGCAACAGCGCCTCCGCTGGATTCCATTCGTGATCGGATTAAAGAGATTCTTTTGCAGGAGCAGGTAAGTGCGCTGCTGGATGCGTGGTTGAAGACATTGCGCGACTCCGGACACGTTCGCATGATGCAACCAAACGAGGAGGCGCCCTGA